In one window of Streptomyces griseus subsp. griseus DNA:
- the nrtL gene encoding ArgS-related anticodon-binding protein NrtL, whose product MTPADLSRTVLHAVRRAVDESALHAPVPARVRVERTRPGGSGDYACAVALQLAGPAGLPALEVARILRERVAAEPGIGRVEITGPGFLSFTVDTPADSDRAVLDAVREQGVAYGHGDALRGEEILLAHAPEVRAAVTADAVRRLLAAQGARVQVGCEEAGEADTDAWRRLGVAPDADWAAPDAYGAAPDAHGAAADAYRAAADAYGAAPDAYRAAAPDPLGGTVRPVPAGATAAELLERLGADAARWGLLRPAAHDRAPLGDDLLVQGEANPLFRVRYAHARARALTRNAADLGFTSEPAAHEEPAAREDAAPYAAHEQAGPSPYTGPARPLLHLLADHPRVLLAAARHRAPDRVARQLEAVAHAFFDFHDGCPPLPSGDEKPSAAHRSRLALAEAAGTVLAGGLSLLGISAPAHL is encoded by the coding sequence GTGACCCCCGCCGATCTCTCCAGGACCGTGCTGCACGCCGTGCGCCGCGCGGTCGACGAGAGCGCGTTGCACGCGCCCGTGCCCGCGCGCGTGCGGGTGGAGAGGACCCGGCCCGGCGGCAGCGGCGACTACGCCTGCGCCGTCGCGCTCCAGCTCGCCGGACCGGCCGGGCTGCCGGCCCTGGAGGTCGCGCGGATCCTGCGCGAACGGGTCGCCGCCGAGCCCGGCATCGGACGGGTCGAGATCACCGGGCCCGGGTTCCTGAGCTTCACCGTGGACACCCCGGCCGACAGCGACCGGGCCGTTCTCGACGCCGTACGGGAACAGGGGGTCGCGTACGGACACGGCGACGCGCTCCGGGGCGAGGAGATCCTGCTCGCCCACGCCCCCGAGGTGCGTGCGGCCGTCACCGCCGATGCCGTACGCCGGCTCCTCGCCGCCCAAGGGGCCCGCGTCCAGGTCGGCTGCGAGGAGGCGGGGGAGGCGGACACGGACGCGTGGCGGCGTCTCGGCGTGGCCCCTGACGCGGACTGGGCTGCACCCGATGCGTACGGCGCCGCCCCTGATGCGCACGGCGCCGCCGCTGACGCGTACAGGGCTGCCGCTGATGCGTACGGTGCCGCCCCTGACGCGTACAGGGCTGCCGCGCCGGACCCGCTCGGCGGGACCGTCCGCCCCGTTCCCGCCGGCGCCACCGCCGCCGAGCTGCTGGAGCGGCTCGGTGCGGATGCCGCCCGCTGGGGGCTGCTGCGGCCCGCCGCGCACGACCGCGCTCCGCTCGGCGACGATCTGCTCGTCCAGGGTGAGGCCAACCCGCTCTTCCGGGTCCGGTACGCCCATGCCAGGGCCCGCGCGCTCACCCGGAACGCCGCTGACCTCGGGTTCACCTCCGAGCCCGCGGCTCACGAGGAGCCCGCCGCCCGCGAAGACGCCGCGCCGTACGCCGCTCACGAGCAGGCCGGACCCTCCCCGTACACCGGCCCCGCCCGCCCCCTCCTCCACCTCCTCGCCGATCACCCCCGCGTCCTCCTCGCCGCGGCCCGTCACCGTGCGCCCGACCGGGTCGCCCGGCAGCTGGAAGCCGTCGCCCACGCGTTCTTCGACTTCCACGACGGTTGTCCGCCGCTGCCCTCGGGCGACGAGAAACCCTCGGCCGCCCACCGCTCCCGGCTGGCCCTCGCCGAAGCCGCCGGAACGGTGCTGGCAGGCGGCCTGTCCCTGCTCGGCATCAGTGCGCCCGCACACCTCTGA
- a CDS encoding RNase A-like domain-containing protein yields the protein MLTRSATYPDRETAQWATQQVVTANEQAIHRWLAQGTRSRLTVEAAWPSREAPVGRVQLEAELLAGRGPVDVRAARVVLRREPSSPHGFVVHTTVPFYL from the coding sequence ATGCTGACCCGTTCCGCCACGTACCCCGACCGGGAGACCGCCCAGTGGGCCACCCAGCAGGTGGTGACCGCCAATGAGCAGGCCATCCATCGCTGGCTCGCCCAGGGCACCCGGTCCCGCCTCACTGTCGAGGCCGCCTGGCCGTCCCGCGAGGCGCCCGTGGGCCGGGTCCAGTTGGAGGCCGAGCTACTGGCCGGGCGCGGGCCCGTCGATGTCCGCGCGGCCCGGGTGGTGCTGCGTCGCGAGCCGTCGAGCCCGCACGGCTTCGTCGTCCACACGACTGTCCCGTTCTATCTGTAG
- the thrB gene encoding homoserine kinase: MAGPAFRAAAVRVRVPATSANLGPGFDALGLSLGLYDDVVVRVADSGLHIDIAGEGSETLPRDESHLLVRSLRTAFDLLGGQPRGLEIVCANRIPHGRGLGSSSAAICAGIVAARAVTTGGDARLDDEALLELATEIEGHPDNVAACLLGGFTLAWMDGGAARAIRMDPAESVVPVVFVPGRPVLTETARGLLPRSVPHVDAALNAGRAALLVEALTRRPELLLAATEDRIHQEYRGPAMPESVELVHRLRADGVPAVISGAGPTVLALAEEGSADKVARLAGEGWAANRLALDAAGATVLPLAA; the protein is encoded by the coding sequence ATGGCCGGTCCCGCGTTCCGAGCCGCCGCCGTCAGGGTGCGCGTCCCCGCAACCAGCGCCAATCTGGGCCCGGGTTTCGACGCCCTCGGCCTCTCGCTGGGGCTGTACGACGACGTCGTCGTCCGGGTCGCCGACTCCGGGCTGCACATCGACATCGCAGGTGAGGGCAGTGAGACGCTGCCCCGCGACGAGAGCCACCTGCTCGTACGCTCCCTGCGCACCGCCTTCGACCTGCTCGGCGGACAGCCCCGCGGCCTGGAGATCGTCTGCGCCAACCGCATCCCGCACGGCCGCGGCCTCGGCTCCTCCTCCGCCGCCATCTGCGCCGGAATCGTCGCCGCCCGCGCCGTGACGACCGGCGGCGACGCCCGGCTCGACGACGAGGCCCTGCTGGAGCTGGCCACCGAGATCGAGGGCCACCCCGACAACGTCGCGGCCTGTCTGCTCGGCGGGTTCACCCTCGCGTGGATGGACGGCGGAGCGGCCCGGGCGATCCGGATGGACCCCGCGGAGTCCGTCGTTCCGGTGGTCTTCGTGCCCGGCCGGCCCGTGCTCACCGAGACGGCGCGCGGGCTGCTCCCGCGCTCCGTCCCGCACGTCGACGCGGCCCTCAACGCCGGTCGCGCCGCCCTGCTCGTCGAGGCGCTGACCAGGCGCCCCGAGCTGCTGCTCGCCGCCACCGAGGACCGCATCCACCAGGAGTACCGGGGCCCCGCGATGCCCGAGAGCGTCGAGTTGGTGCACCGGCTGCGCGCCGACGGCGTGCCCGCGGTGATCTCCGGCGCGGGCCCCACGGTGCTCGCGCTGGCGGAGGAGGGTTCCGCCGACAAGGTCGCCCGACTGGCGGGCGAGGGCTGGGCCGCGAACCGGCTGGCACTCGACGCCGCGGGCGCCACCGTGCTGCCGCTGGCCGCGTAA
- the thrC gene encoding threonine synthase translates to MTSKGTHQWRGIIEEYRDRLPVTATTPVVTLREGGTPLVPAQVLSERTGCEVHLKVEGANPTGSFKDRGMTMAITRAKEEGAKAVICASTGNTSASAAAYAVRAGMVCAVLVPQGKIALGKMGQALVHGAKILQVDGNFDDCLTLARSLSDNYPVALVNSVNPVRIEGQKTAAFEIVDALGDAPDIHVLPVGNAGNITAYWKGYTEYAGDGVSTHTPRMWGFQASGSAPIVRGEVVKDPSTIATAIRIGNPASWDFALAARDESGGFIDEVTDRQILSAYRLLASQEGVFVEPASAASVAGLLKAAEEGKVDPGQRIVCTVTGNGLKDPDWAVAGAPQPVTVPVDAAAAAQKLGLV, encoded by the coding sequence ATGACCAGCAAGGGCACCCACCAGTGGCGCGGCATCATCGAGGAGTACCGGGACCGGCTTCCGGTCACGGCCACGACGCCGGTCGTCACCCTTCGTGAGGGCGGTACGCCGCTCGTTCCGGCGCAGGTCCTCTCCGAGCGCACGGGCTGCGAGGTGCACCTCAAGGTCGAGGGCGCCAACCCCACCGGTTCGTTCAAGGACCGCGGCATGACCATGGCCATCACCCGGGCCAAGGAGGAGGGCGCCAAGGCCGTCATCTGCGCCTCCACCGGCAACACCTCGGCCTCCGCCGCCGCGTACGCGGTGCGCGCGGGCATGGTCTGCGCCGTCCTCGTACCGCAGGGCAAGATCGCGCTCGGCAAGATGGGCCAGGCGCTCGTGCACGGCGCCAAGATCCTCCAGGTCGACGGCAACTTCGACGACTGCCTCACCCTGGCCCGCTCGCTCTCGGACAACTACCCGGTGGCGCTGGTCAATTCGGTCAACCCGGTCCGTATCGAGGGCCAGAAGACCGCCGCGTTCGAGATCGTCGACGCGCTCGGCGACGCCCCCGACATCCATGTCCTGCCGGTCGGCAACGCGGGCAACATCACCGCGTACTGGAAGGGGTACACCGAGTACGCCGGTGACGGCGTCTCCACGCACACCCCGCGCATGTGGGGCTTCCAGGCCTCCGGTTCCGCGCCCATCGTGCGCGGCGAGGTCGTCAAGGACCCGTCCACCATCGCCACCGCCATCCGGATCGGCAACCCGGCCTCCTGGGACTTCGCCCTGGCCGCGCGGGATGAATCGGGCGGTTTCATCGACGAGGTGACGGACCGGCAGATCCTGTCCGCCTACCGGCTGTTGGCCTCCCAGGAGGGCGTCTTCGTGGAGCCCGCGTCGGCCGCCTCGGTCGCCGGTCTGCTGAAGGCCGCCGAGGAGGGCAAGGTCGACCCCGGCCAGCGCATCGTCTGCACGGTCACCGGCAACGGCCTCAAGGACCCCGACTGGGCCGTCGCGGGCGCCCCGCAGCCGGTCACGGTCCCGGTCGACGCGGCCGCGGCAGCGCAGAAGCTCGGCCTCGTCTGA
- a CDS encoding contact-dependent growth inhibition system immunity protein has translation MSMKPLEHDRRYGELDQVMRAYLGQAADDTPERRSRALDAYLRHTWHTRPSAIAEAERQLREYSRNPPGRLRLGLGEFYAIPDTGMPESKIGDWLMVLADHLKKSIEEGEVPRPSSPQTHGEWHMRFPETAQLLGGWFSQDIVDEFPGHEAAVADYAATTDPQLVARLVGELHELLALPLDEADYALAAAELGMEVSPPEPFSHGAWFQALATTLTST, from the coding sequence ATGTCCATGAAGCCTCTTGAACACGACCGCCGCTACGGCGAGCTGGACCAGGTGATGCGCGCGTACCTGGGGCAGGCGGCCGACGACACCCCTGAGCGGCGCAGCCGCGCGCTGGACGCATACCTCCGTCATACCTGGCACACCCGCCCCTCGGCCATCGCGGAGGCGGAGCGCCAGCTGCGGGAGTACAGCCGCAACCCCCCGGGCCGCCTCCGGCTCGGCCTCGGCGAGTTCTACGCGATCCCGGATACCGGCATGCCCGAGTCGAAGATCGGCGACTGGCTGATGGTCCTGGCCGACCACCTCAAGAAGAGCATCGAGGAAGGCGAGGTCCCAAGGCCGTCCTCCCCGCAGACCCATGGGGAATGGCACATGCGCTTCCCCGAGACCGCGCAGTTGCTCGGCGGCTGGTTCTCCCAGGACATCGTCGACGAGTTCCCCGGCCACGAAGCCGCTGTCGCCGACTACGCCGCCACCACCGACCCCCAACTGGTCGCGCGTCTCGTGGGCGAACTCCACGAGCTGCTCGCCCTCCCCCTGGACGAGGCGGACTACGCACTGGCCGCTGCGGAGCTCGGCATGGAAGTGAGCCCGCCCGAACCCTTTTCCCACGGAGCCTGGTTCCAGGCACTGGCAACAACGCTGACCAGCACCTGA
- a CDS encoding WXG100 family type VII secretion target, with product MDEAEINLVPLTAITEQVEKKEGGMNTEPKLAYTSSELKKLADDLDDMQEYLGAQVKRMDEVVDSIETGWRGPTARAYRALHRDAALDAVRIQQTMQLLALGVRLSEDGFTKQELETLEQFRGIQVAVDVEAAANALSTPTAATEPPVPRSRLEDL from the coding sequence GTGGATGAGGCCGAAATCAACCTCGTACCGTTGACCGCTATCACTGAACAAGTCGAGAAGAAGGAGGGCGGCATGAACACCGAGCCGAAACTCGCTTACACGTCATCGGAGTTGAAGAAGCTCGCCGACGATCTGGATGACATGCAGGAGTATCTCGGCGCACAGGTCAAGCGCATGGACGAGGTCGTCGACAGCATCGAGACCGGCTGGCGTGGCCCCACCGCCAGGGCCTACCGGGCTCTGCATCGCGATGCCGCCCTTGACGCCGTTCGCATTCAGCAGACCATGCAGCTGCTCGCCCTGGGTGTCCGTCTGAGCGAGGACGGCTTCACGAAGCAGGAACTCGAAACCCTCGAACAATTCCGCGGAATCCAAGTCGCCGTCGACGTCGAGGCGGCAGCGAACGCCCTCTCGACGCCGACGGCCGCCACCGAGCCGCCGGTTCCCCGTAGTCGCCTGGAAGATCTCTGA
- the lysA gene encoding diaminopimelate decarboxylase, giving the protein MSRSAHPAGPRHADVLTEGHYSAPAADLNVLDEKVWARTVTRDADGALTVGGIAVARLAEEFGTPAYFLDESDFRARCRAWADAFGPDADVFYAGKAFLSRAVVRWLKEEGLNLDVCSGGELTTALDAGMPAERIAFHGNNKTVAEIEKAVQAGVGRIVLDSFQEIVRVAHIARGHGVRQRVQIRVTVGVEAHTHEFIATAHEDQKFGIALADGQAAEAVRRALGLDSLELIGIHSHIGSQIFDMAGFEVSARRVVQLLAEVRDEHGVELPEIDLGGGLGIAYTSEDDPREPHEIAKALSDIVTRECEAAKLRTPRISVEPGRAIVGPTAFTLYEVGTIKPLEGLRTYVSVDGGMSDNIRTALYDAEYSVALVSRTSDAEPMLVRVVGKHCESGDIVVKDAFLPADLAPGDLIAVPATGAYCRSMASNYNHALRPPVVAVRDGEARVIVRRETEEDLLRLDVG; this is encoded by the coding sequence ATGAGCCGCTCCGCACACCCCGCCGGTCCCCGTCACGCCGACGTCCTGACCGAGGGGCACTACTCCGCCCCTGCCGCCGACCTCAACGTCCTCGACGAGAAGGTCTGGGCCCGTACCGTCACCCGCGACGCGGACGGCGCCCTCACCGTCGGCGGGATCGCCGTCGCCCGGCTCGCCGAGGAGTTCGGGACCCCCGCCTACTTCCTCGACGAGAGCGACTTCCGCGCCCGCTGCCGGGCCTGGGCCGACGCCTTCGGGCCGGACGCCGACGTCTTCTACGCCGGGAAGGCCTTCCTCTCCCGTGCCGTCGTGCGCTGGCTCAAGGAGGAGGGGCTGAATCTCGACGTGTGCTCCGGTGGTGAACTGACCACCGCCCTCGACGCCGGGATGCCCGCCGAGCGCATCGCCTTCCACGGCAACAACAAGACCGTCGCCGAGATCGAGAAGGCCGTCCAGGCCGGCGTCGGGCGGATCGTCCTCGACTCCTTCCAGGAGATCGTCCGCGTCGCCCACATCGCCCGCGGCCACGGCGTGCGCCAGCGCGTCCAGATCCGGGTCACCGTCGGCGTCGAGGCGCACACCCACGAGTTCATCGCCACCGCGCACGAGGACCAGAAGTTCGGCATCGCGCTCGCCGACGGGCAGGCCGCCGAGGCGGTACGCCGCGCCCTCGGCCTCGACAGCCTCGAACTCATCGGCATCCACTCGCACATCGGCTCGCAGATCTTCGACATGGCCGGCTTCGAGGTCTCCGCCCGGCGCGTGGTGCAGCTGCTCGCCGAGGTCCGTGACGAGCACGGCGTGGAGCTGCCCGAGATCGACCTCGGCGGCGGCCTCGGCATCGCGTACACCTCCGAGGACGACCCCCGTGAGCCGCACGAGATCGCCAAGGCGCTCAGCGACATCGTCACGCGCGAGTGCGAGGCCGCGAAGCTGCGTACGCCTCGCATCTCCGTGGAGCCGGGGCGCGCCATCGTCGGACCCACCGCGTTCACGCTGTACGAGGTCGGCACCATCAAGCCCCTCGAAGGGCTGCGGACGTATGTCAGCGTCGACGGCGGAATGTCGGACAATATTCGCACCGCGCTGTACGACGCCGAGTACAGCGTGGCGCTCGTCTCGCGCACGTCGGATGCCGAGCCGATGCTCGTCCGGGTCGTCGGCAAGCACTGCGAGAGCGGGGACATCGTGGTCAAGGACGCGTTCCTCCCCGCCGACCTGGCCCCCGGCGACCTGATCGCCGTCCCCGCCACCGGTGCGTACTGCCGCTCCATGGCGAGCAACTACAACCACGCCCTGCGCCCCCCGGTCGTCGCCGTCCGGGACGGCGAGGCCCGCGTCATCGTCCGGCGCGAGACGGAGGAAGATCTCCTGCGTCTCGATGTCGGCTGA
- a CDS encoding RNase A-like domain-containing protein, translated as MAGPPAPAQPAGGKGTIDVKPSDLWSVSARVAVQQDFLVRGARKLLEELGKYPDAGGAGTEARKFAQAYKRIGERWLDVWGRSVVSVGGVAVGFNETANAYTRADVAAHPKPGRTAEQRPRPAVIDKDPDLGSIPDIKWGDDDGGDDILRGLMEGLPEIVREVLRPLCKNVFRVGRVADVYPYPEQHYLNSLCHSWMNVSITASLGADQLTQAIGAITNHQQAEWEGAMRTFCSALWGGTAWGQQRHGYQWAQTANSGRGTPRVPTGSQPVLAVLKDTADDIATVLREYAEAAVDLNRDVKDELDRAMWKAAKEVIEDLAKPKDIKSAVGVATSLIGGGAGLLLSFDVKAVLNIDTAKLNGIVDKYTGILGRLTTRMEALKEPLDEAHRSAPAFEAGVARAHGFGTRALEEFTSSQVWLKTDSNGNYHLNLAANEYMADGHTLDKHVGKTDEQLAQRLRDQQSSGPTQAWPHGKPMPSGSSAFPNHRRAAELTEHNLNQNKAAIEAWIKGPPPPADGDVKPFHSTAPNGEISGRSVSKQPVDPNDALSGYKLGGVNAKAYDVHGIDTRIRYDSGRNPPFTVMTSMPSKP; from the coding sequence ATGGCAGGGCCCCCCGCTCCCGCCCAGCCGGCGGGTGGCAAGGGCACCATCGACGTCAAGCCGAGCGACCTCTGGTCGGTCTCCGCCCGCGTCGCCGTGCAGCAGGACTTCCTGGTAAGAGGTGCCAGGAAGCTTCTGGAGGAGCTGGGCAAATACCCCGACGCGGGAGGCGCAGGCACCGAGGCCCGGAAGTTCGCCCAGGCGTACAAGAGGATCGGTGAGCGCTGGCTGGATGTGTGGGGCCGGTCCGTGGTCAGCGTCGGCGGTGTGGCAGTCGGGTTCAACGAGACGGCCAACGCCTACACCAGAGCTGACGTCGCGGCCCACCCCAAGCCCGGCAGGACGGCCGAGCAGCGCCCCCGGCCCGCAGTCATCGACAAAGACCCCGACCTCGGCTCCATTCCCGACATCAAGTGGGGCGACGACGACGGCGGCGACGACATTCTGCGCGGTCTGATGGAGGGCCTGCCCGAAATCGTCCGGGAAGTCCTCCGCCCTCTGTGCAAGAACGTGTTCCGGGTCGGCCGAGTGGCGGACGTCTATCCGTATCCGGAGCAGCACTATCTCAACTCCCTGTGCCACAGCTGGATGAACGTCTCCATCACCGCGTCACTGGGCGCGGATCAACTCACTCAGGCGATCGGGGCCATCACCAACCACCAGCAGGCCGAATGGGAAGGCGCCATGCGGACCTTCTGCAGCGCCCTGTGGGGAGGTACGGCCTGGGGGCAGCAACGACACGGCTACCAGTGGGCGCAGACCGCCAACTCCGGCCGCGGTACGCCTCGCGTCCCCACAGGCAGCCAGCCCGTCCTGGCCGTACTGAAGGACACGGCCGACGACATAGCCACCGTCCTCCGTGAGTACGCGGAAGCCGCCGTCGACCTGAATCGCGACGTCAAGGACGAACTCGACCGCGCCATGTGGAAGGCCGCCAAGGAGGTCATCGAGGACCTGGCCAAGCCCAAGGACATCAAGAGCGCGGTCGGTGTCGCCACATCGCTCATCGGCGGTGGTGCGGGCCTCCTCCTGTCGTTCGACGTCAAGGCGGTACTGAACATCGACACGGCCAAGCTGAACGGGATCGTCGACAAGTACACCGGCATCCTGGGCCGACTGACCACGCGCATGGAAGCTCTGAAGGAGCCGCTGGACGAGGCCCACCGCAGCGCCCCCGCATTCGAGGCCGGCGTCGCTCGTGCCCATGGCTTCGGTACCCGGGCCCTGGAGGAGTTCACAAGCTCACAGGTCTGGCTGAAGACCGACTCGAACGGCAACTACCACCTCAACCTCGCCGCCAACGAGTACATGGCAGACGGTCATACCCTGGACAAGCACGTCGGCAAGACGGACGAACAGCTCGCGCAGCGCCTGCGTGACCAGCAATCGAGCGGTCCGACGCAGGCTTGGCCGCACGGCAAGCCCATGCCCAGCGGCTCCTCCGCCTTCCCGAACCACCGTCGCGCCGCGGAGCTGACCGAACACAACCTCAACCAGAACAAGGCGGCCATCGAGGCATGGATCAAGGGCCCGCCCCCGCCCGCCGACGGCGACGTCAAGCCGTTCCACTCGACGGCGCCCAACGGCGAGATCAGTGGCCGCAGCGTGAGCAAGCAGCCGGTGGATCCCAACGACGCGCTGTCCGGATACAAGCTGGGCGGAGTGAACGCCAAGGCCTACGACGTGCACGGCATCGACACGCGCATCCGTTACGACAGCGGCCGCAACCCGCCCTTCACCGTCATGACGTCGATGCCGTCCAAGCCTTAG
- a CDS encoding WXG100 family type VII secretion target encodes MPDEDRITVDFATLHRLSGDLEAILRALNKKLDTLYERATHAVLSWDGEAREVFIDELDKWGRSADDLKATQAWLHEVVVKGHLNYATANRSVLEGWGGGA; translated from the coding sequence ATGCCGGACGAAGACCGGATCACCGTCGATTTCGCGACCCTGCATCGTCTTTCGGGAGATCTGGAGGCCATCCTCCGCGCCCTGAACAAGAAGCTGGACACGTTGTACGAGCGCGCCACCCATGCCGTGCTGAGCTGGGACGGTGAGGCGCGCGAGGTATTCATCGACGAGCTGGACAAGTGGGGCCGCTCGGCCGACGACCTCAAGGCCACTCAGGCCTGGCTCCACGAGGTCGTGGTGAAAGGACACCTCAACTACGCGACTGCCAACAGGTCCGTACTCGAAGGCTGGGGCGGCGGCGCCTGA
- a CDS encoding homoserine dehydrogenase yields MMRTRPLKVALLGCGVVGSEVARIMTTHADDLAARIGAPVELVGVAVRRPSKVREGIDPALITTDATALVQRGDIDVVVEVIGGIEPARTLITTAFENGASVVSANKALLAEDGAALHAAAEKYGSDLYYEAAVAGAIPLVRPLRESLAGDKVNRVLGIVNGTTNFILDKMDTSGAGYSEALDEATALGYAEADPTADVEGFDAAAKAAILAGIAFHTRVKIGDVHREGITEVTAADIASARRMGCTVKLLAICERAADGRSVTARVHPAMIPLSHPLASVREAYNAVFVEAEAAGQLMFYGPGAGGSPTASAVLGDLVAVCRNKLGEATGPGESAYTRLPVSPMGEVVTRYHISLDVADKPGVLAQVATVFAEQGVSIDTVRQQGRPDGGGEASLVVVTHRAPDAALSGTVEALRKLDTVRGVASIMRVEGE; encoded by the coding sequence ATGATGCGTACGCGTCCGCTGAAGGTGGCGCTGCTGGGCTGTGGTGTGGTCGGCTCAGAGGTGGCGCGCATCATGACGACGCACGCCGACGACCTCGCGGCGCGCATCGGCGCTCCCGTGGAGCTCGTCGGCGTCGCCGTCCGCCGGCCCTCGAAGGTGCGTGAGGGCATCGACCCCGCACTGATCACCACCGACGCGACCGCGCTCGTGCAGCGCGGCGACATCGACGTGGTCGTCGAGGTCATCGGGGGCATCGAGCCCGCCCGTACGCTCATCACCACCGCCTTCGAGAACGGCGCGAGCGTCGTCTCCGCCAACAAGGCGCTGCTCGCCGAGGACGGCGCGGCCCTGCACGCCGCCGCCGAGAAGTACGGCAGCGACCTGTACTACGAGGCCGCCGTCGCGGGGGCCATCCCGCTGGTACGGCCGCTGCGCGAGTCGCTCGCCGGTGACAAGGTCAACCGGGTGCTCGGCATCGTCAACGGCACGACCAACTTCATCCTCGACAAGATGGACACCAGCGGCGCCGGCTACTCCGAGGCACTCGACGAGGCCACCGCCCTCGGGTACGCCGAGGCCGACCCGACCGCCGACGTCGAGGGCTTCGACGCCGCCGCCAAGGCCGCGATCCTCGCCGGTATCGCCTTCCACACCCGGGTGAAGATCGGCGACGTCCACCGCGAGGGCATCACCGAGGTCACCGCCGCCGACATCGCCTCCGCCCGCCGGATGGGCTGCACGGTCAAGCTCCTCGCCATCTGCGAGCGCGCCGCCGACGGCCGGTCCGTCACCGCGCGCGTCCACCCCGCGATGATCCCGCTCAGCCACCCGCTGGCCTCCGTCCGCGAGGCGTACAACGCGGTCTTCGTCGAGGCCGAGGCCGCCGGGCAGCTGATGTTCTACGGTCCCGGCGCCGGCGGCTCCCCGACCGCCTCGGCCGTCCTCGGCGACCTCGTCGCGGTCTGCCGCAACAAACTGGGCGAGGCCACCGGACCCGGTGAGTCCGCCTACACGCGCCTGCCGGTCAGCCCCATGGGCGAGGTCGTCACGCGCTACCACATCAGCCTCGACGTGGCCGACAAGCCGGGTGTACTCGCCCAGGTGGCAACGGTCTTCGCCGAGCAGGGCGTGTCCATCGATACCGTCCGCCAGCAAGGACGCCCGGACGGAGGCGGCGAGGCCTCCCTCGTCGTCGTCACCCACCGCGCGCCCGACGCCGCCCTCTCCGGGACCGTCGAAGCGCTGCGCAAGCTCGACACCGTGCGCGGTGTCGCCAGCATCATGCGTGTTGAAGGGGAGTAA